AATCAGTATCATTTATCGCTCATAATGAGCTTAAAACAAATTCAGTATAAATTTATTACGTGTTTATTGAGAATCTTGGAGCAATCCTCGTTGCTTTTGGCTATTTATAAACAAAACCAAATGATATATATCCGTAATAATACGTATTTTTAAAAATTACGTAGATTTTCTTGTGTAATTACGTATTTTCGTTGTAGTTTTACGTATCATATAATTAAGTATCTGATTTATCAACAATTATCACTAAAATGAGCCAAATAAACATTTTATTAGTAGACGACCACTTACTTGTGCGAAATGGTTTAAGATCACTTTTAGAAAGTGAACCTAACTTTACCGTAGTTGGTGAAGGAACTAACGGTCAAGAGGGTGTTGATATGACGATAAAATTAAATCCTGATATTTTAATTATTGATGTTCGTATGCCTGTAATGAATGGTATTGATGCCGTAGCAAAACTTAGTGAGCTTGGGACCAACACAAAATCTATCATTCTATCTATGCACGACTCCGAGGAGTATATTTTAAAAGCTATTTCTGCTGGAGCTAGCGGTTACTTATTAAAAGACACCAATAAAGACGAGTTTGTTAAGGCTATTACCAACGTTTATAACGGAGGAAAATACTTTAGCGGAGATACTACGGATGCTATTGTAAAAAGCTTAATAAGTGGAGCAAGCACTGCCAAAGTAA
Above is a genomic segment from Wenyingzhuangia fucanilytica containing:
- a CDS encoding response regulator transcription factor, producing MSQINILLVDDHLLVRNGLRSLLESEPNFTVVGEGTNGQEGVDMTIKLNPDILIIDVRMPVMNGIDAVAKLSELGTNTKSIILSMHDSEEYILKAISAGASGYLLKDTNKDEFVKAITNVYNGGKYFSGDTTDAIVKSLISGASTAKVTPFNSNSEASKLTRKESEILEFILNGFTNLEIADKLGKSKRTIETHRFNLMKKLDVKNLVELSKKAQELGFQ